GCCATGGCAGTCGGCAAGAACATCCTTGAGAACTACTCCAAGGTCAACAAGGACGGGATCCGCATAGTCATAATGGGGTCCATCCCCGAGGAGGGGAACGGATGCCTATGCTCCGCGATCTCCATCGTGAAGATCCTGATGAACTACGTCGATTCGGACAGTTGTCCAGAGGCATACGACGTGGCGTTCGTCGACTCACAGGCAGGACCCGAGATCCTGGGAAGGGGTCTCGCCAAGGACTTCGACTGTAACATGATCATGACCGAACCCACACCCAAGTCAGCAGAGGTGTCGAAGCAGGTCGCATCACTAGCTAAGAATCTGGGGATCTCGATGAATCTCCTGGTCATCAACAAATCGGAGATCGCCGAGGATGTCGACCGTCTGTCCGAACTCGTCAAGATCCCCGCTGCTGACGCCGTACGCATCCGCTACGACCACAGCGTGATAGAGGCCGACAGGATGAACGTCTGCCTGCTGGAGGGGTTCCCCCACTGCGACGCGATCAATGACATTTATTCGATAAAGAAGAGGATAGAGGCTATCCAGGGTTGAGAGCAATGTGCGAATTCACAGTATATCTGAACGGAAAGGACGACAGCGACATCGTCGCTAAGAACGTGATCAAATCCAAGATCAAAGAGGACCATATCTCCATGATGGACAGCAC
The window above is part of the Thermoplasmata archaeon genome. Proteins encoded here:
- a CDS encoding CooT family nickel-binding protein; this translates as MCEFTVYLNGKDDSDIVAKNVIKSKIKEDHISMMDSTGKTYRIDNAEIVTVDSIMAEMHLKTIA
- a CDS encoding cobalamin biosynthesis protein CobQ, whose product is MLKIISTGKGGVGKTTTVSTLATMMAKEGKKVLVFDTDPSMNLAMTLGIPYQEVPTITDNKEKINEELDEMDEENAMAVGKNILENYSKVNKDGIRIVIMGSIPEEGNGCLCSAISIVKILMNYVDSDSCPEAYDVAFVDSQAGPEILGRGLAKDFDCNMIMTEPTPKSAEVSKQVASLAKNLGISMNLLVINKSEIAEDVDRLSELVKIPAADAVRIRYDHSVIEADRMNVCLLEGFPHCDAINDIYSIKKRIEAIQG